In the Bradyrhizobium guangzhouense genome, one interval contains:
- a CDS encoding YidH family protein, producing the protein MIMVPAYSDHAANERTFLAWVRTGIAIISFGIVVEKFDLFIRTLAISETTDVLRKAQLERISSHLGPDESIALIAGGVALIAIQTLRFALNSLLLDDTEAHALKGIRAGTVVSLLLILLVAAIATYQVFK; encoded by the coding sequence ATGATCATGGTCCCGGCTTACAGCGATCATGCGGCTAACGAGCGAACCTTCCTCGCGTGGGTTCGCACCGGAATCGCCATCATTTCATTCGGCATCGTGGTTGAGAAATTTGATCTGTTCATTCGGACGCTGGCAATTTCCGAAACCACCGACGTCCTGCGCAAAGCGCAACTGGAGCGGATATCCAGTCATCTGGGTCCCGACGAGAGCATCGCCCTCATCGCCGGCGGGGTCGCGCTGATAGCGATACAGACGCTGCGCTTCGCACTTAACAGCCTTCTCCTGGACGACACAGAAGCGCATGCCTTGAAGGGTATTCGCGCAGGTACCGTCGTTTCATTGCTGCTCATTCTGCTCGTCGCGGCCATCGCTACCTACCAGGTCTTCAAGTAA
- a CDS encoding DUF302 domain-containing protein — protein sequence MAADGLITIKSSFGPEVTMKWLEAEVKARGLTVFAHIDHAAGAAAVDLKLRPTDLLIFGNAKGGTPLMQQAQTAGIDLPLKALVWQDEQGATWLSYNDPAFLAQRHGAGEPARPVVAALTGALHAIATKATSKP from the coding sequence ATGGCCGCTGACGGACTCATCACTATCAAGAGTAGTTTTGGACCTGAAGTCACGATGAAGTGGCTCGAGGCCGAGGTGAAGGCCAGGGGCCTCACCGTATTCGCTCACATTGATCACGCCGCGGGTGCGGCCGCTGTCGACCTGAAGCTGCGGCCGACCGATCTGCTCATCTTCGGCAATGCCAAGGGCGGCACGCCGTTGATGCAGCAGGCGCAGACGGCCGGCATCGACCTTCCGCTGAAAGCGCTGGTCTGGCAGGACGAGCAGGGCGCGACCTGGCTGTCCTACAACGATCCGGCCTTTCTCGCACAACGTCACGGCGCCGGTGAGCCGGCCAGGCCCGTCGTCGCGGCGTTGACGGGCGCGCTGCATGCGATCGCGACCAAAGCGACGTCAAAGCCCTGA
- a CDS encoding BLUF domain-containing protein: MLFRLVYHSRDLLRRKAVAAGSGLMSIAKAAEQNNLQLGISGALLFDKDTFAQVLEGDRTKVTQLFIRICSDSRHTDISIVEAKSVTDRRFADWAMALIANPAASPVGPNYISGEAVVEMMVEQLQNSDASLRVAVPVW; this comes from the coding sequence ATGCTGTTTCGGTTGGTCTACCACAGTCGCGACTTGCTACGTCGGAAGGCCGTAGCCGCTGGAAGCGGGCTGATGAGCATTGCGAAGGCCGCAGAACAAAACAATCTTCAATTAGGGATATCCGGCGCCCTTCTGTTCGACAAGGACACTTTTGCGCAAGTGCTCGAAGGAGACAGAACAAAGGTCACGCAACTTTTCATCAGGATATGCAGCGATAGCCGACATACCGACATTAGTATCGTCGAGGCAAAGTCGGTCACCGACCGCAGGTTCGCCGATTGGGCTATGGCGCTTATTGCGAATCCTGCTGCGTCGCCTGTCGGACCGAACTACATTTCCGGCGAGGCGGTGGTCGAGATGATGGTCGAGCAGCTTCAGAATTCGGATGCTTCGCTGAGGGTTGCTGTTCCTGTCTGGTGA
- the soxC gene encoding sulfite dehydrogenase produces MPEEFRDEVLSRRWFLTATAGAAGAAIASTASAETLADVPDRGPGADLSAHSERSRFAKLDRIPESTPGKRNIDPSDAINSKTPHQKLVGNITPTDLHYERSHSGVPDIDPSQHRLLIHGMVGRPLVFSVDDLKRMPSVTRIVFIECTGNGWENWKKADPDLTVQNTHGLVSTNEWTGVPLKFLVDLVAKDKGANWMLAEGGDGAGVDRSIPLTDEIMEEAFVAYGQNGEPLRPAHGFPMRLLMPGFEGNLNIKWLRRLKFGAAPWMTRWETARYTQLLADGKARQFQFRMETNSVITQPSGMMQIQPGYNRISGLAWSGHGKIAKVEISTDGAKTWKQAQLTLPLLSKAQVRFQMDWDWDGKPTKIVSRSTDEKGNVQPDRASFIAAMGTNALFHYNAQQTWSIDEAGRVRNVLA; encoded by the coding sequence ATGCCTGAAGAGTTCAGAGACGAGGTGCTTTCGCGCCGATGGTTCTTGACGGCTACGGCGGGGGCTGCCGGGGCAGCAATCGCTAGTACCGCCTCGGCTGAAACTTTGGCCGACGTGCCCGATCGCGGGCCCGGCGCGGATCTGAGCGCGCATAGCGAACGCTCCCGTTTCGCGAAGCTCGACCGTATTCCGGAGTCCACGCCCGGTAAGCGGAACATCGATCCCAGCGATGCCATCAACTCGAAAACGCCCCACCAGAAACTAGTCGGCAACATCACGCCGACTGATCTGCATTATGAGCGCAGTCATTCCGGCGTGCCCGACATTGATCCCTCGCAGCACCGCTTGCTTATCCATGGCATGGTCGGCAGGCCTCTGGTATTCAGCGTCGACGATCTCAAGCGCATGCCCTCGGTCACGCGCATCGTCTTCATCGAATGTACCGGCAATGGTTGGGAAAACTGGAAGAAGGCAGATCCTGACTTGACCGTGCAGAACACTCACGGTCTTGTCAGTACCAACGAATGGACTGGCGTACCGCTGAAATTCCTGGTCGATCTCGTCGCCAAGGACAAGGGAGCCAACTGGATGCTGGCGGAGGGCGGCGATGGCGCTGGAGTCGACCGCAGCATTCCGCTGACCGACGAAATCATGGAGGAGGCGTTCGTCGCCTACGGGCAGAATGGCGAACCGCTGCGCCCTGCGCACGGATTTCCGATGCGTCTGCTGATGCCGGGCTTCGAGGGTAATCTCAACATTAAATGGCTGCGGCGCCTCAAGTTCGGCGCGGCGCCCTGGATGACCCGCTGGGAGACAGCGCGATACACGCAACTCCTGGCCGACGGCAAGGCGCGGCAGTTCCAGTTTCGGATGGAGACCAATTCTGTCATCACGCAACCTTCGGGAATGATGCAGATCCAGCCGGGCTACAATCGCATCTCCGGATTGGCCTGGAGCGGGCACGGCAAGATCGCCAAAGTCGAGATCTCGACTGACGGCGCCAAGACATGGAAGCAAGCGCAACTGACCCTACCGTTGCTGTCGAAGGCTCAGGTGCGCTTCCAGATGGATTGGGACTGGGACGGCAAGCCGACCAAGATCGTGAGCCGATCGACCGACGAGAAGGGCAATGTGCAGCCCGACCGGGCTTCCTTTATCGCAGCGATGGGGACCAACGCGCTGTTTCACTACAACGCCCAGCAGACCTGGAGCATCGACGAGGCCGGGAGGGTTCGCAATGTCCTGGCATAG
- a CDS encoding EAL domain-containing protein — translation MNACAGCRLSESLPFKFKMAFQPIVDLSAGEVWGYEALVRGENGEPAHTVLAQVNDETRYSFDQAARVTAIEAAGPLFAGRDMRLSINFMPNAVYEPKACIQKSLAAAKRVEFPHRNLMFEFTENERMVDPAHVARIVEAYRKFGFWTALDDFGAGYAGLGLLARLQPDLIKIDMELIRDIHVSQAKQTVVAGIVNIARELDVRVLAEGIENEAELGVLRAAGINLFQGYYFAKPGFMTLPQVAFIAEKPIEAALAAR, via the coding sequence ATGAACGCGTGCGCGGGTTGCCGTCTAAGCGAGAGCTTGCCCTTCAAATTCAAAATGGCTTTCCAACCGATCGTCGATCTCTCGGCGGGAGAGGTCTGGGGATACGAAGCGCTCGTAAGGGGTGAAAATGGGGAGCCGGCCCATACCGTCCTCGCCCAGGTGAACGACGAGACCCGGTACAGCTTCGACCAAGCGGCCCGCGTCACGGCAATTGAAGCCGCAGGACCACTCTTCGCGGGCAGGGACATGCGGCTGTCCATCAACTTCATGCCGAACGCAGTATACGAGCCCAAAGCGTGTATCCAAAAGTCGCTTGCCGCCGCGAAGCGCGTGGAATTTCCACATCGTAATCTCATGTTCGAGTTCACCGAAAACGAGCGGATGGTGGATCCGGCCCACGTCGCGAGGATCGTGGAAGCATATCGCAAGTTCGGCTTCTGGACGGCACTCGATGATTTCGGGGCAGGATACGCCGGGCTCGGTCTCTTGGCCCGATTGCAGCCCGATCTGATCAAGATCGACATGGAACTGATCCGCGACATACATGTCAGCCAAGCCAAGCAAACTGTTGTCGCTGGCATCGTGAATATCGCGCGCGAGCTTGACGTCCGCGTTCTCGCCGAAGGCATCGAGAACGAAGCCGAACTCGGCGTTTTGAGAGCGGCTGGCATCAATCTATTTCAGGGCTATTACTTCGCAAAGCCAGGATTCATGACGTTGCCGCAAGTTGCTTTCATTGCGGAGAAGCCGATTGAAGCAGCTTTGGCAGCACGATGA
- a CDS encoding c-type cytochrome → MSWHSKLFLAGLLAAGLLAAPALAFDFGRPAAPDEIKLWDIDVGPDGKGLPAGSGTAAQGKQIFADNCAACHGENGQGGIKDRLAGGQGTLASNMPVKTVGSFWPYATTLFDYIHRAMPYPTPGSLSTDETYAVTAYILSLNGIVPADGKVDKESLPKIRMPNRNGFVPDPEFDPAKLLHKK, encoded by the coding sequence ATGTCCTGGCATAGCAAGCTGTTTCTCGCCGGCCTCCTCGCCGCCGGCCTTCTCGCGGCGCCCGCACTGGCCTTCGACTTCGGTCGTCCCGCAGCGCCTGACGAGATCAAGCTGTGGGACATCGACGTCGGTCCCGATGGCAAGGGCCTGCCTGCTGGCAGCGGCACCGCCGCGCAGGGCAAGCAGATCTTTGCCGACAATTGCGCGGCCTGTCATGGCGAGAACGGCCAGGGCGGCATCAAGGATCGCCTCGCCGGCGGTCAGGGCACGCTCGCCTCCAATATGCCGGTCAAGACGGTCGGCAGCTTCTGGCCCTATGCGACGACGCTGTTCGATTACATCCATCGCGCGATGCCGTATCCGACGCCCGGCTCGCTCAGCACCGACGAGACTTACGCCGTCACTGCCTACATTCTGAGCTTGAACGGAATCGTTCCGGCGGACGGCAAGGTCGACAAGGAGTCCTTGCCGAAAATCAGGATGCCCAATCGCAACGGCTTTGTTCCGGATCCGGAATTCGATCCGGCGAAGCTGTTGCACAAAAAGTGA